In a genomic window of Candidatus Competibacteraceae bacterium:
- the rpsF gene encoding 30S ribosomal protein S6, with the protein MRHYEIVFLVHPDQSEQVPAMIERYRAMIQEDGGQIHRLEDWGRRQLAYPINKIHKAHYVLMNVECSLAVLQEMQSAFRFNDAVIRNLVIQRDAPETEPSPLIKSRDEREGHVDRDGQGEREERLSREDVDDEEIDIDDEAA; encoded by the coding sequence ATGCGACATTATGAAATCGTCTTTCTGGTCCATCCCGACCAGAGCGAACAAGTCCCGGCCATGATCGAGCGCTATCGCGCCATGATCCAGGAAGACGGCGGGCAAATCCACCGTCTGGAAGACTGGGGCCGCCGCCAGTTGGCTTACCCCATCAACAAGATTCACAAAGCCCACTACGTATTGATGAATGTCGAATGCAGCCTGGCGGTGCTTCAGGAAATGCAGAGCGCGTTTCGTTTCAACGATGCCGTCATCCGCAATCTCGTCATCCAGCGCGACGCTCCCGAAACCGAGCCTTCACCGCTGATCAAATCGCGCGACGAGCGCGAAGGTCACGTGGATCGCGATGGCCAAGGAGAGCGTGAGGAGCGCCTGAGCCGCGAAGACGTTGACGATGAAGAA
- the cobU gene encoding bifunctional adenosylcobinamide kinase/adenosylcobinamide-phosphate guanylyltransferase, whose translation MKEFIIGGARSGKSAFAQRRALESGLNVIYIATAQAGDREMAERIVRHRAERPTAWGLVEEPLALAEALTAHAAPDCCLLVDCLTLWSSNLLAAGAECLAAEMHQLLAVLPALPGHIVLVSNEVGQGIVPANPLARRFRDEAGRLHQAVASRCDRVILVVAGLPLTLKDCLA comes from the coding sequence ATGAAAGAATTTATTATCGGTGGCGCCCGCTCTGGAAAGAGTGCTTTCGCCCAGCGGCGAGCGCTTGAAAGCGGGTTGAACGTCATCTATATCGCCACCGCGCAAGCCGGCGACCGGGAAATGGCCGAGCGCATCGTCCGCCATCGCGCCGAACGTCCCACCGCCTGGGGCTTGGTGGAAGAACCCTTGGCCTTGGCCGAGGCGTTGACCGCCCACGCCGCGCCAGATTGCTGCCTTTTGGTCGATTGTCTGACGTTGTGGTCGAGCAATCTACTGGCCGCCGGCGCTGAATGCTTGGCGGCGGAAATGCATCAGCTGCTCGCCGTTCTCCCGGCCTTGCCCGGTCACATCGTGCTGGTCAGCAACGAAGTGGGGCAGGGCATCGTCCCCGCCAACCCCTTGGCCCGCCGTTTTCGCGACGAGGCCGGCCGCTTGCATCAGGCGGTCGCCAGCCGCTGCGACCGCGTGATCTTGGTGGTTGCCGGACTTCCTCTTACCCTCAAGGACTGTCTTGCATGA
- the cobT gene encoding nicotinate-nucleotide--dimethylbenzimidazole phosphoribosyltransferase, producing MSSHWYDDPIAASDNAVRAAARERQAQLTKPPGSLGRLEELGVLLAAMQGTQRPRLDQIWITVFAGDHGVVAEGVSAFPQAVTAEMVRNFARGGAAISVLAREWNARLEVVNVGTARALPELSGVLDARVGPGTANFVEGPAMTSEQLGAALAAGHDAAERAAIGGAQLFIGGEMGIGNTTSAAAVACSLLELPAERLAGPGTGLDSAGVARKARVIERALVRHRSDRPLEALQRLGGFEIAALAGAYLRCGQLGVPVLVDGFITTAAALVAVRLRPELAVWLFYAHCSAEPGHRCLLDALQASPLLALDMRLGEASGAAVAMPVLRAAAALHAGMATFAEAGVSRA from the coding sequence ATGAGCTCTCATTGGTATGACGACCCGATTGCTGCTTCCGATAACGCCGTGCGGGCCGCCGCCCGCGAGCGGCAGGCGCAACTGACCAAGCCGCCCGGTTCGCTGGGCCGATTGGAAGAGCTTGGGGTCCTGCTGGCGGCCATGCAGGGCACGCAGCGGCCGCGTTTGGACCAGATCTGGATCACCGTGTTCGCCGGCGATCACGGCGTGGTCGCCGAGGGTGTTTCGGCTTTCCCGCAGGCGGTGACCGCCGAGATGGTGCGCAACTTCGCGCGCGGCGGCGCGGCGATCAGCGTGCTGGCCCGAGAATGGAACGCGCGGCTTGAGGTGGTGAACGTCGGCACGGCGCGGGCTTTGCCGGAGCTGTCGGGCGTATTGGATGCGCGGGTCGGGCCCGGCACCGCCAATTTTGTCGAAGGCCCCGCCATGACCTCCGAGCAGCTGGGCGCTGCTTTGGCGGCGGGCCACGATGCCGCCGAACGGGCCGCTATCGGCGGCGCGCAGTTGTTCATCGGCGGGGAGATGGGCATTGGCAACACCACCAGCGCGGCCGCCGTCGCCTGCTCCCTGTTGGAGTTGCCCGCCGAAAGACTGGCGGGCCCCGGCACCGGATTGGACAGCGCCGGCGTCGCCCGCAAGGCGCGCGTGATCGAACGGGCGCTGGTCCGCCATCGCAGCGACCGGCCGCTTGAGGCGCTGCAACGGCTGGGCGGCTTCGAGATCGCCGCGCTGGCCGGCGCTTATCTGCGCTGCGGCCAACTTGGCGTGCCGGTGCTGGTGGATGGGTTCATCACCACCGCCGCCGCGCTGGTGGCGGTGCGGTTGCGGCCGGAGTTGGCGGTTTGGTTGTTTTACGCGCACTGTTCCGCCGAACCGGGCCATCGCTGTCTGTTGGACGCCTTGCAGGCCAGTCCGCTGCTCGCGTTGGACATGCGGCTGGGCGAGGCGAGCGGGGCGGCGGTGGCGATGCCGGTCTTGCGCGCCGCCGCCGCCTTGCACGCGGGGATGGCGACCTTCGCCGAAGCGGGAGTCTCGCGGGCATGA
- a CDS encoding alpha-ribazole phosphatase family protein, whose translation MSEFTVVDLLRHGEPEGGQKFRGAIDDPLSALGWRQMRATVGACRDWEAVISSPLCRCAAFARELSEQLNRPLAIDSGFSELSFGIWEGRAVAEVSAAEPATLACFWRDPVAHPIPQGEPVADFDRRVGRAWEELLRGYQGRHVLLVAHGGVIRMILRRLLEMPLHRIWRIEVPYAALSRIRQHCDPQAEPHLVFHNGRLA comes from the coding sequence ATGAGCGAGTTTACCGTCGTGGATTTATTGCGGCACGGCGAGCCTGAAGGGGGGCAGAAATTCCGGGGCGCGATCGACGATCCCTTGAGCGCGCTCGGCTGGCGGCAGATGCGGGCGACGGTGGGCGCCTGCCGCGACTGGGAGGCCGTGATCAGCTCGCCGCTGTGCCGCTGCGCCGCTTTCGCCCGTGAATTGAGCGAGCAACTGAACCGGCCCCTGGCCATCGACAGCGGCTTTAGCGAGTTGAGCTTCGGTATCTGGGAGGGCCGCGCCGTCGCCGAGGTCAGCGCCGCCGAACCGGCCACGCTGGCGTGTTTCTGGCGCGATCCGGTCGCCCATCCGATCCCGCAAGGCGAGCCGGTCGCCGATTTCGACCGGCGGGTCGGCCGGGCGTGGGAGGAGCTGCTGCGCGGCTATCAGGGCCGGCATGTGTTGCTGGTCGCGCACGGCGGGGTCATTCGCATGATCCTGCGCCGACTGCTGGAGATGCCGTTGCACCGCATCTGGCGAATCGAGGTGCCCTACGCGGCGCTCAGCCGAATCCGCCAGCATTGCGATCCGCAGGCCGAGCCGCATTTGGTGTTCCACAACGGTCGCTTGGCCTGA
- a CDS encoding adenosylcobinamide-GDP ribazoletransferase, whose protein sequence is MRAFVLALQLLTRLPVPLLGPPPQPQELGLSVLFFPVVGAVIGALLAGLHTALWLADPGVLAGLTLTVWVILTGGLHLDGLADSADAWIGGQGDRDRTLAIMKDPRSGPIAVVAIGLVLLNKFAALQVLLAGDGRTVLLLAPLLGRAVMVLLLVTTPYVRSKGLGEPYALHLPRTSCGLMVLASAVTAVMALGWPGAALLVLLGVGFFGLRHGVLARLGGVTGDTLGAACELTETGVLLVSVLVTDLEMP, encoded by the coding sequence ATGCGCGCCTTTGTGCTGGCGCTGCAATTGCTGACCCGGTTGCCGGTCCCCTTGCTTGGCCCGCCGCCGCAACCTCAGGAATTGGGGCTTTCGGTGCTGTTTTTTCCGGTGGTCGGCGCGGTGATTGGCGCGTTGCTGGCGGGGTTGCACACCGCGCTGTGGTTGGCCGACCCCGGCGTGCTGGCGGGGTTGACCCTCACCGTTTGGGTGATCTTGACCGGCGGCCTGCATCTGGATGGTTTGGCCGATAGCGCCGATGCCTGGATCGGCGGCCAAGGCGACCGCGACCGGACTTTGGCGATCATGAAAGACCCGCGCAGCGGCCCCATCGCGGTAGTGGCGATCGGCTTGGTCCTGCTGAACAAGTTTGCCGCCTTGCAAGTGCTGCTGGCCGGCGATGGTCGCACCGTCCTGTTATTGGCTCCGCTGCTGGGCCGGGCGGTGATGGTGTTGCTGCTGGTGACGACGCCCTACGTCCGGTCTAAAGGCTTGGGTGAACCTTATGCCTTGCATTTGCCGCGCACCAGCTGCGGGTTGATGGTGTTGGCCAGTGCCGTGACCGCGGTGATGGCGCTCGGCTGGCCAGGAGCAGCGCTGCTTGTTCTTCTGGGGGTCGGATTTTTCGGCCTCCGTCATGGCGTGTTGGCGCGCTTGGGCGGGGTGACCGGCGATACTTTAGGCGCCGCCTGTGAACTGACCGAGACCGGCGTGTTGCTGGTATCGGTGTTGGTGACGGATTTGGAAATGCCGTGA
- a CDS encoding efflux RND transporter periplasmic adaptor subunit, with product MGSPNRLLLLWWLLLGVAPNWSSAAELPFPVAEAKLQTLPDEQILDGVVEAVNQSTVSAQTAGRVETIMVDVNDFVPQGAPIIRIRNIEQRAGLDQAQANLREAQARFLEAEAEYQRIRGVYEKKVVAKATMDAATAAFDAAKARLEAAQAGVSQARESLGYTTINAPYSGIVLQRHVQLGETVQPGKPLMTGFSLDELRVVANVPQRLIVPVRKYKQARVLPPAGGKGIAAEKLVFFPYADPRSNVFKVRVYLPRKTEGFYPGMFVKTAFQVGDTSGLTVPRQALVQRGEVSGVYVLRDGKVSLRQVRPGRVEAETVEILAGLEPGEPVALEPIKAGIYLKDQQRKGP from the coding sequence ATGGGCTCGCCGAATCGTCTCTTACTGTTGTGGTGGCTCTTACTCGGCGTGGCGCCGAACTGGAGCAGCGCCGCCGAACTGCCCTTTCCGGTCGCCGAGGCGAAGCTGCAAACGCTGCCGGACGAGCAAATTCTCGACGGTGTGGTCGAGGCGGTGAACCAGAGCACGGTCTCCGCTCAGACCGCCGGTCGGGTCGAGACCATCATGGTCGATGTCAACGACTTCGTGCCGCAAGGCGCCCCCATCATCCGTATCCGCAACATCGAGCAGCGCGCCGGCCTCGACCAAGCGCAAGCCAACCTGCGCGAGGCGCAAGCCCGTTTTCTGGAAGCGGAAGCCGAATACCAGCGCATTCGCGGCGTCTACGAAAAGAAAGTCGTCGCCAAGGCGACGATGGACGCCGCCACCGCTGCTTTCGACGCGGCCAAGGCGCGGCTGGAAGCCGCGCAAGCGGGGGTTTCTCAAGCCAGGGAATCGCTGGGCTATACCACGATCAACGCCCCCTACAGCGGCATCGTGCTACAGCGCCATGTCCAGCTCGGTGAAACGGTCCAGCCCGGCAAGCCGCTGATGACGGGATTCTCGCTCGACGAATTGCGGGTGGTGGCGAACGTGCCGCAACGCTTGATCGTTCCCGTGCGAAAATACAAGCAAGCCCGCGTGTTGCCGCCGGCTGGCGGCAAAGGGATCGCCGCCGAAAAGTTGGTCTTTTTCCCGTATGCCGACCCGCGGAGCAACGTCTTCAAGGTGCGGGTCTATCTCCCCAGAAAGACCGAAGGATTTTATCCGGGCATGTTCGTCAAAACGGCCTTTCAGGTGGGCGATACCAGCGGTTTGACCGTGCCGCGTCAGGCTCTGGTCCAGCGGGGTGAAGTGAGTGGTGTCTATGTGCTGCGGGATGGCAAGGTCAGCTTGCGGCAGGTGCGTCCCGGTCGGGTCGAGGCCGAAACGGTCGAAATTCTCGCCGGGCTGGAGCCGGGCGAGCCGGTGGCCCTGGAGCCGATCAAGGCGGGGATCTATCTCAAGGACCAGCAGCGGAAGGGGCCATAA
- a CDS encoding efflux RND transporter permease subunit yields the protein MSATAESRLGLSGAVAKKFLLGEITPLLALVGLLMGVFAVLVTPREEEPQIDVTFANVFIAFPGATAQEVERLVSSPAEQMLAEIEGVEHVYSVSRPGMAVLTVQFKVGEPYTGAIVRLYNKLYSNADWLPAHLGVSPPMVKPKGIDDVPILSLTLWAENPQQDADGLARVAHSLETELKRVAGTRDLYTIGAPDRVVLVRFDPAQLAGHGLALADLRRSLQAANASSDAGALVGDNHEIPVQAGSFLVGPAELGSLVVGLHQGAPVYLADVAEVTAGPDQPVRYVWLGTGPAARANGIGVEGEFPAVTLAIAKKPGENAVVIAEQILERVEQLKGTVIPEGVNITVTRNYGVTANDKAMTLIAKLVFATALVIVLVWLALGWREAAIVGAAVILTLTITLFASWAWGFTLNRVSLFALIFSIGILVDDAIVVVENIHRHLHLGGHTLVEAIPLAVDEVGGPTILATFTVIAALLPMAFVSGLMGPYMSPIPINSSMGMLISLAVAFVFTPWLTYKVLRRVVEKPVLPPPADLGETAAGEQREDFAHRLFRRVIGPFLRGRQGRPSRWLLGLGVLLLIAVSISLAYFQWVVLKMLPFDNKSEFQVIVDLPEGTTLEQTARVLGELGRALTAVEEVTDYQVYAGTAAPINFNGLVRQYYLRAGANVGDIQVNLADKKHRRRQSHDIALAVRGPLQEIGKRYNANVKVVEVPPGPPVMAPLVAEIYGLDYPGQIAVARQVGALFGATPDIVDVDDTVEAPSERLIVHVDRAKAALLGVSQQAVAADINTALRGEDVSYLHSENTKYPIPLRLRLPVADQAAVASVLALKTRGQAGDLVPLSEIVETEKTQRENTIYHKDLLPVVFVFGDMAGKLDSPLYGMFEIFGALKNRSIGGGALEQFFIRQPDNPYGYSLKWDGEWQITYETFRDMGIAYGVGMILIYLLVVAQFRSYLVPLIIMAPIPLTIIGVMPGHALLHAQFTATSMIGMIALAGIIVRNSILLVDFIHLEVAGGVPFQEAVIRSSAVRAKPILLTALAAMLGALFILDDPIFRGLAISLIFGIMVSTLLTLVFIPVLYYAAFRRRLEPAAS from the coding sequence ATGAGCGCCACCGCCGAATCGCGTCTCGGGCTATCTGGAGCGGTCGCCAAAAAATTCCTGCTCGGTGAAATCACGCCATTATTGGCGCTAGTGGGTTTGCTGATGGGAGTATTTGCGGTGCTGGTGACGCCCCGCGAAGAAGAACCGCAGATCGACGTCACCTTCGCCAACGTCTTCATCGCGTTTCCCGGCGCGACCGCCCAGGAAGTGGAACGGCTGGTCAGCAGTCCCGCCGAACAGATGCTGGCGGAAATCGAGGGTGTGGAACACGTCTATTCGGTATCGCGTCCCGGCATGGCGGTGCTGACCGTGCAATTCAAGGTCGGCGAACCGTATACCGGCGCCATCGTCCGCCTGTACAACAAACTCTACTCCAACGCCGACTGGCTACCGGCCCATCTCGGCGTCAGCCCGCCCATGGTCAAGCCCAAGGGCATCGACGATGTGCCGATCCTCAGCCTGACCCTGTGGGCCGAAAATCCCCAACAGGACGCCGACGGCCTGGCGCGGGTCGCTCACAGCCTGGAAACCGAGTTGAAGCGGGTGGCCGGCACGCGCGATCTGTACACCATCGGCGCGCCCGACCGGGTGGTGCTGGTGCGGTTCGATCCGGCCCAACTGGCCGGTCACGGCCTGGCCTTGGCCGATCTGCGGCGTTCGCTACAAGCGGCCAATGCCTCAAGCGATGCAGGCGCTCTGGTCGGCGACAACCACGAAATCCCGGTGCAGGCCGGCAGTTTCCTGGTGGGCCCGGCAGAACTCGGCAGCTTGGTGGTCGGCTTGCACCAGGGCGCGCCGGTGTATTTGGCTGATGTCGCCGAGGTGACAGCGGGTCCGGATCAGCCGGTGCGTTACGTCTGGCTGGGGACGGGGCCGGCGGCGCGGGCCAACGGCATCGGGGTCGAGGGCGAATTTCCCGCCGTAACGCTGGCCATCGCCAAGAAGCCCGGTGAAAACGCGGTGGTGATCGCCGAGCAAATTCTGGAACGGGTCGAACAACTGAAAGGCACTGTCATTCCGGAAGGCGTCAATATCACCGTCACCCGTAACTACGGCGTGACCGCCAACGATAAGGCGATGACGCTGATCGCCAAGCTGGTTTTCGCCACCGCGCTGGTGATCGTGCTGGTGTGGCTGGCGCTGGGCTGGCGCGAGGCGGCCATCGTCGGCGCGGCGGTGATTTTGACGCTGACCATCACCTTGTTCGCCTCGTGGGCCTGGGGTTTCACCCTCAACCGGGTTTCGCTGTTCGCGTTGATCTTCTCCATCGGCATCCTGGTGGATGATGCGATCGTGGTGGTGGAGAACATCCACCGCCACCTCCACCTGGGCGGTCATACGTTGGTCGAGGCGATACCGCTGGCGGTGGATGAAGTCGGCGGGCCGACCATTCTGGCGACCTTTACCGTCATCGCCGCCCTGCTACCGATGGCTTTCGTCTCCGGCTTGATGGGTCCGTACATGAGCCCGATCCCGATCAACTCCAGCATGGGCATGTTGATTTCGCTGGCGGTGGCCTTCGTGTTCACGCCGTGGCTGACCTACAAGGTGCTGCGGCGGGTGGTGGAGAAACCGGTCCTGCCGCCGCCTGCCGACCTCGGAGAAACGGCGGCGGGCGAGCAGCGCGAAGACTTCGCCCACCGGCTGTTCCGGCGCGTGATCGGGCCGTTTCTGCGCGGTCGCCAAGGCCGGCCGTCGCGTTGGCTGCTGGGTCTTGGCGTGCTGTTGCTGATCGCCGTTTCGATCAGCTTGGCGTATTTCCAGTGGGTCGTGCTGAAAATGCTGCCGTTCGACAACAAGTCGGAATTTCAAGTCATCGTCGATCTGCCGGAAGGCACGACATTGGAGCAGACCGCGCGAGTGCTGGGCGAGCTGGGCCGCGCTTTGACCGCGGTCGAGGAGGTCACCGACTATCAGGTCTACGCGGGAACGGCCGCGCCGATCAATTTCAACGGCCTGGTCCGGCAATATTATTTGCGAGCCGGGGCCAACGTCGGCGACATTCAGGTCAATCTGGCGGACAAGAAACACCGCCGCCGCCAGAGCCACGACATCGCTCTGGCGGTGCGCGGCCCGCTTCAGGAGATCGGCAAAAGATATAACGCCAACGTCAAGGTGGTCGAAGTCCCGCCCGGCCCACCGGTGATGGCCCCGCTGGTGGCCGAAATCTACGGTTTGGACTATCCGGGTCAAATCGCCGTCGCCCGGCAAGTGGGTGCGCTGTTTGGCGCCACGCCGGACATCGTGGACGTGGACGATACGGTCGAAGCGCCGTCCGAACGGCTGATCGTTCATGTGGATCGCGCCAAGGCCGCCTTGCTGGGCGTCTCGCAGCAAGCCGTCGCCGCCGACATCAACACCGCTTTGCGTGGCGAGGATGTCAGCTACCTGCATTCCGAAAACACCAAATACCCGATTCCATTGCGGCTGCGCTTGCCGGTCGCCGACCAAGCCGCCGTGGCTTCAGTGTTGGCCTTGAAGACTCGCGGCCAGGCGGGAGACTTGGTGCCGTTATCGGAAATCGTCGAAACCGAGAAAACCCAGCGTGAAAATACGATCTACCACAAGGACTTGCTGCCGGTGGTGTTCGTATTCGGCGATATGGCCGGCAAACTGGACAGCCCGCTTTACGGGATGTTCGAAATCTTCGGCGCCTTAAAGAATCGGAGCATCGGCGGCGGAGCGCTGGAACAATTCTTCATCCGCCAGCCGGACAACCCCTACGGCTATAGCCTGAAATGGGACGGCGAGTGGCAGATTACCTATGAAACCTTCCGCGACATGGGCATCGCCTATGGGGTGGGGATGATCCTGATTTATTTGCTGGTGGTGGCGCAGTTTCGCTCGTATCTCGTGCCGCTCATCATCATGGCGCCGATCCCGTTGACCATCATCGGAGTGATGCCGGGTCACGCCTTGCTGCACGCGCAATTCACCGCCACCTCAATGATCGGGATGATCGCGCTGGCGGGGATCATCGTGCGCAACTCGATCCTGCTGGTGGATTTCATCCATCTGGAAGTCGCCGGCGGCGTGCCGTTTCAGGAGGCGGTGATCCGTTCCAGCGCGGTGCGCGCCAAGCCGATTCTGCTGACCGCGCTAGCGGCTATGCTGGGGGCGTTGTTTATCCTCGATGACCCGATTTTCCGGGGGTTGGCGATCTCGCTGATCTTTGGAATCATGGTCTCCACCCTGCTGACGCTGGTGTTTATTCCGGTGCTGTATTACGCGGCGTTCCGGCGGCGGCTGGAGCCCGCGGCATCCTGA
- a CDS encoding AAA family ATPase, giving the protein MSERVDGQSSGQQGLEERNEILQNAAPEFFFLNNAYLNTYIQLLKNIRHHGGLFLLTGTHGLGKTFLLRKLESAAPENIKFIFIDTVNLNYESLIARLYDQLGLGQTERHLPSQNQSSVLKDYLNEGSSQRASVALLIDDAQTLGEAGLAHLIALFDWTLPERRAPRIVLSGSPELQEMVARIEIGQSIAARRLNVRLEPLAENDVATYISHQLNTVATPEMNPLFSRWAIQKITRLTGGVPRLINTLCDRAFSLAQLKGKHTVSMLAIDQAAKELLLEAEESSASGLTLVPGNTNSLHDSFRHLEGSRLTKIASHVIGDEADAIIMSASLASHNKPGAELDETVNEAVLQNTAEYPVTAVYFEKADSEDLPEVTHSVTPTALSVSRNTDVAKHQFVDQLLEDKLLANATMTMQWEEPYLKKNQPPSFSSPTLQFITLIFISILAGIVGGVGSYYLFDSKPVQISVVTPGAVALAVESKTSAQTAPVLKPVAAPDPAASAAPASAESQKPESLASVALTPPTPAVEPPPAVPARLPARVKASPETPQLWSYVSKGDALLAQGDVASARLFYLEAAGAGFAPAMTAVGKTYDPIVLGSLQIKGFFADPQKAVEWYLKAQQAGNPESTGYLQALKGSR; this is encoded by the coding sequence ATGAGCGAACGGGTGGATGGCCAAAGCAGCGGTCAACAAGGCCTTGAGGAACGAAATGAAATTTTGCAGAACGCCGCGCCAGAATTCTTTTTTCTAAACAACGCGTATTTAAATACCTATATCCAATTGCTGAAAAATATCCGCCACCATGGCGGTCTTTTTTTATTAACAGGTACCCACGGTCTCGGTAAAACTTTCTTGCTGCGCAAATTGGAAAGCGCGGCGCCTGAAAATATTAAATTTATTTTCATCGATACGGTCAATTTAAATTACGAAAGTTTGATTGCCAGACTGTACGATCAACTTGGTCTGGGTCAGACCGAGCGCCATCTACCTAGCCAAAACCAAAGTTCGGTATTAAAAGATTATTTAAACGAGGGTTCCTCCCAGCGGGCGAGCGTGGCTTTATTGATCGATGACGCCCAAACGCTGGGTGAGGCAGGGCTGGCGCATTTGATCGCTTTATTCGATTGGACGCTGCCAGAGCGTCGCGCCCCACGCATCGTCCTCAGTGGATCGCCCGAGTTACAAGAAATGGTGGCTCGCATTGAGATCGGGCAGAGCATCGCCGCCCGTCGGTTGAATGTCCGTTTGGAGCCGCTGGCTGAAAATGATGTGGCCACTTATATTTCGCATCAATTGAATACGGTCGCCACGCCAGAAATGAACCCCCTGTTTTCCCGATGGGCCATTCAAAAGATTACCCGTTTGACCGGTGGTGTTCCCCGGCTGATCAATACACTTTGCGATCGCGCCTTTTCTTTAGCACAGTTGAAGGGCAAACATACGGTTTCAATGCTTGCGATCGATCAAGCCGCTAAAGAGTTACTGTTGGAGGCTGAGGAGAGTAGCGCCAGCGGCCTCACGCTCGTCCCTGGAAATACCAATTCGTTACACGACTCCTTCAGGCATCTCGAAGGCTCGCGACTCACCAAAATTGCTAGCCATGTCATTGGCGATGAGGCCGATGCGATCATCATGAGCGCTTCGCTGGCGAGCCATAATAAGCCCGGAGCGGAGCTTGACGAGACCGTCAATGAGGCGGTTTTGCAAAATACCGCGGAATATCCGGTTACCGCCGTGTATTTTGAAAAGGCGGACTCAGAAGATCTCCCTGAGGTCACTCATTCGGTAACGCCTACCGCTTTGAGCGTGTCCCGAAACACTGACGTGGCGAAGCATCAATTTGTCGATCAGCTGTTGGAAGATAAATTGTTGGCCAATGCGACGATGACCATGCAATGGGAGGAACCCTATCTCAAGAAAAACCAGCCTCCGTCCTTTTCATCGCCGACTTTGCAATTTATTACTTTGATTTTCATTTCGATCTTGGCCGGGATCGTCGGTGGAGTCGGCAGCTATTATTTATTTGATAGCAAGCCAGTCCAGATATCGGTCGTCACGCCTGGCGCCGTGGCGCTCGCCGTCGAGTCGAAGACCTCGGCTCAAACCGCTCCGGTGTTAAAGCCGGTCGCCGCGCCCGATCCCGCGGCATCCGCCGCGCCGGCCAGCGCCGAGTCGCAAAAACCCGAATCCTTAGCGAGTGTGGCTCTTACCCCTCCCACGCCCGCCGTGGAGCCGCCGCCCGCCGTCCCCGCGCGGTTGCCCGCCAGAGTGAAAGCTAGTCCTGAAACCCCGCAGCTCTGGTCGTATGTGAGCAAAGGCGATGCGTTGCTGGCGCAGGGTGATGTGGCCTCCGCGCGGTTGTTCTATCTGGAGGCGGCCGGCGCGGGCTTTGCCCCCGCCATGACCGCCGTCGGCAAAACCTACGACCCCATCGTGTTGGGCAGTTTGCAGATCAAGGGGTTCTTCGCCGATCCTCAAAAAGCCGTGGAGTGGTATTTGAAGGCACAACAAGCGGGAAACCCTGAAAGTACAGGATACCTTCAAGCCTTAAAAGGCAGTCGATAG
- a CDS encoding TAXI family TRAP transporter solute-binding subunit, whose product MDRIRTLNTAGLQGMNKVLRYGVWLWLASLLSIALAASPADRDASPPDRAGRLSNKGVVGIITGGVSGTYIRIAADMAAVLDNPTLRVLTIVGQGSIQNIDDLLYLKGIDMAIVQSDVLEYLKRQNTYSNIDKKISYITKLYNEEFHLIAKGDINNLEDLTGKKVNFDVKGSGTAITASILFDTLKMRVEPTHYDQATALEKLKNGEISALAYVAGKPVTLFEKITAAENLHLLAIDYSAGLLDTYPPAAISHQDYPNLIPGGEEIRTIAVSAVLAVYQWHPRKVKRHKKVADFATYFLEHLNDFQKPPRHPKWREVSLSATLPGWTRFPAVEQWLQTHR is encoded by the coding sequence ATGGATAGAATCAGAACCCTAAACACGGCAGGATTGCAAGGTATGAATAAAGTTCTTCGTTATGGCGTTTGGCTATGGCTGGCGAGCCTGTTGTCCATCGCCCTGGCCGCCTCCCCGGCGGATCGAGACGCCAGCCCGCCAGACCGCGCGGGCCGTCTTTCGAATAAAGGCGTGGTCGGCATCATCACGGGCGGCGTCAGCGGAACCTATATCCGCATTGCCGCCGATATGGCCGCAGTTCTGGACAATCCCACCCTACGCGTTCTGACCATTGTAGGTCAGGGATCGATCCAAAATATCGACGATCTTTTATATTTGAAAGGCATCGATATGGCCATCGTCCAATCCGATGTGCTGGAATATTTAAAGCGCCAAAACACGTATTCAAACATCGATAAGAAAATAAGCTACATCACCAAATTGTACAATGAAGAATTTCATCTGATCGCTAAGGGCGACATCAATAATCTCGAAGATTTAACAGGTAAAAAAGTCAATTTTGACGTTAAAGGCAGCGGTACGGCCATCACCGCCAGCATCCTGTTCGATACCTTGAAAATGCGTGTGGAGCCCACCCATTACGACCAAGCGACCGCCTTGGAAAAACTGAAAAATGGCGAGATCAGCGCGCTGGCTTATGTCGCGGGCAAGCCGGTGACTTTGTTCGAGAAAATAACAGCTGCTGAAAACTTACACTTGCTGGCGATCGATTACAGTGCTGGGTTGTTGGATACCTACCCTCCCGCCGCCATTAGCCATCAGGATTATCCGAATCTGATTCCTGGCGGTGAAGAGATCAGAACAATTGCGGTCAGCGCCGTGCTGGCGGTCTACCAATGGCATCCACGAAAGGTCAAGCGCCATAAAAAAGTCGCCGACTTCGCGACTTATTTTTTAGAGCATCTCAATGACTTCCAAAAGCCGCCACGCCACCCCAAATGGCGCGAAGTCAGCTTATCGGCGACCCTCCCTGGCTGGACCCGCTTTCCGGCCGTGGAGCAATGGCTGCAAACTCACCGGTGA